A portion of the Pelodiscus sinensis isolate JC-2024 chromosome 20, ASM4963464v1, whole genome shotgun sequence genome contains these proteins:
- the PCYT2 gene encoding ethanolamine-phosphate cytidylyltransferase, with protein sequence MPRSGAAEAGASPRPVRVWCDGCYDMVHYGHSNQLRQARAMGDYLIVGVHTDEEIAKHKGPPVFTQGERYKMVQAIKWVDEIAAGAPYVTTLETLDKYNCDFCVHGNDITLTVDGKDTYEEVKAAGRYRECKRTQGVSTTDLVGRMLLMTKAHHSNIDEDLDYRKHQDNFGKGPKGHSPWTGVSQFLQTSQKIIQFASGKEPQPGDTIIYVAGAFDLFHIGHVDFLEKVHLLADRPYIIAGLHFDQEVNRYKGKNYPIMNIHERTLSVLACRYVSEVVIGAPYAVTADLLDHFRVERVCHGLTEVVPDKDGSDPYQEPKRRGIFQLVDSGSNLTTDLIVQRIIKNRLEFEARNQKKEAKELAVLEAMKKMEEEGLERGPQSQEH encoded by the exons ATGCCGAGGAGCGGAGCGGCCGAGGCCGGCGCGAGCCCCCGGCCCGTGCGCGTCTGGTGCGACGGCTG CTATGACATGGTGCATTACGGCCACTCGAATCAGCTGCGCCAGGCTCGGGCCATGGGAGACTATCTCATTGTGGGCGTCCACACAGATG AGGAGATTGCCAAGCACAAGGGACCCCCTGTCTTTACCCAGGGAGAGAGATACAAGATGGTGCAAGCTATCAAGTGGGTGGATGAGATTGCTGCTGGAGCTCCCTACGTCACCACACTGGAAACCCTGGACAAGTATAACTGTGACTTCTGTGTGCACGGCA ATGACATCACGCTAACTGTGGACGGCAAGGACACCTACGAAGAGGTGAAGGCTGCTGGGAGATACAG GGAATGCAAACGCACCCAGGGCGTGTCCACCACTGACCTGGTGGGCCGCATGCTGCTCATGACCAAGGCTCATCACAGCAACATC GACGAGGACCTGGATTACCGCAAGCACCAGGACAACTTTGGGAAG GGCCCTAAAGGTCACAGCCCCTGGACTGGCGTCTCGCAGTTCCTGCAGACTTCTCAAAAGATCATCCAGTTTGCGTCTGGGAAGGAGCCACAGCCGGGAGACACCATCATCTATGTGGCCGGAGCCTTTGACCTGTTCC ACATTGGGCACGTGGATTTCCTGGAGAAGGTGCACCTGCTGGCCGACAGACCCTACATCATTGCTGGGCTGCACTTTGATCAG GAAGTGAATCGCTACAAGGGGAAGAACTATCCCATCATGAACATCCATGAGAGGACACTCAGCGTCCTGGCCTGCAGG TATGTGTCCGAGGTTGTGATTGGTGCCCCGTACGCAGTCACTGCCGACCTGCTGGATCACTTCCGG GTGGAACGTGTGTGTCATGGGCTGACGGAGGTGGTGCCGGACAAGGATGGCTCCGATCCATACCAG GAGCCCAAGAGACGTGGCATTTTCCAGCTGGTGGACAGTGGCAGCAACCTCACTACAGACCTGATTGTGCAAAGAATCATTAAGAACAG GTTGGAGTTTGAAGCCAGGAACCAGAAGAAAGAAGCCAAGGAGCTGGCAGTGCTGGAGGCCATGAAGAAAATGGAGGAAGAGGGGCTTGAGAGGGGCCCGCAGAGCCAGGAGCACTGA